The genomic segment aaagtcatggcaatataattcagcccagaggtattcttcatgtgaaatttggcaaTGATtaattgaaaactgagggagaaatggtGTCCTAAAAACATTTGGATAAGaatataataaagtagaaagatcctgagtgagagtaatgatttgtgccagtgctgctagcgcaaattaactaCAGCTGTAATAACTGTTAAAAAGAACATCTGTGATAACAGCTTGAATGATTAACAGCAGTGTCGTCTGCAGATCATCTGTAAAACAATGGAAAGAAAAGCAGTAATTACAGCGAGAATAACAACGTTAACAAAAACACTATGAAAAGcaacagctgtaactgcagcagcaACTACTGTAActgttggggaagccatggcccaaaggttagagaagcagtgttgggaccaaaaggtcgctggcttgattccctggaccagcaggaatggctgagatacccttgagtaaggcacctaacctccaactgctccccaggctgccctggataagaacatctgctaaatgtctgtaatgtaataagaaTAACTGCAGTAgtaataagtcaagtcaactttattgtcaaatatgctatacatgcttgacatgcagcacagatgaaatttcagtcctctctgacccacggtgcaaacaggcaatgcaataaataaaaatagaataattgaaaaaaacaaacagtataaacactctagatagttcCTATCTATGATGTATATCTATAATAACAAACTGAaaagaaataacatctggaatggCATGGAAATGGAAATAGAGTGTATCATTTAgactttttattaatttttaaataattttaatctgtttctttctctctctctcgctctcagcgGGTGTGATTAAGCTGCAGATGAAGGGATGTCTGGACGTAAAGGATTGCAATAAGACGACCGATGTTACCTTTCCCACTGAGTCCAACACCACCATCTACAAAATGACCAAAACCTGCTGTAACACCGACCTGTGCAACACCGCCACGCCGctcgcttacacacacacactcctcctcgCCTCACTCGCTGCACTGCTCCTCACCAAGGTGCTGGTGTGAggcagggtctctctctctcacacacactgtacaatttTTTTCCTTTTCGAGCAGTGCTCACCATTGTCTCTGTGATGTTTCagggtttttcttttttgttttttttattttaattgcaGCGATAAAATGTAAAACTTTCATTTAATGCCCTAACATCATTGTGTTGCTCGTTCAGTTTATGTCTTGACGAGATGAATCCTAGCCTTCTGTTATGTTttaccttttttttccctttttttgtaAAGAAGTCTCTCGGTAAGATGTCCCTGTCGACACTGAAGTGTTATCTCTCTTTAGGGGTTCAGTTATGAGatgttaagttaaaaaaaaaaaaatccatcatttTTATAAAATTTAAATGaacttttgtgtttttttttcccctttttttttttttttattgattcccAGAAGCATTTGAGCTAAAGGTACAAAAAGAGatttttgtgccaaaattcagcgAGTGTGTAAACTGTTAATAGATGTAATTTATTCTGATAAATGCTGTGCAAAAATTCTGACTTTTCAACATTCAAGATGTTTAAACTCTAAAATGCCAAaaaagcagcttttttttttttaaacctgtagTTTTAGGTAAATTTGCCATTTCGATGCCAAGCATGTGTCATCCTAACACACAAGCTCTTCGTATCTGAAAGaaaaaagggattttttttttgtgaactagAAACATTTCAGGGTTCAAAATATAAGAAGTAAAAATCAGTCTGGAAAAGTGTCatgtggggggggggaatgaaGTGCTTGAGATGATGTTGGCTGTTTTGCTTTCTGATCAGGTTCTGGATGCAGTTTACAGTTTAATGTTCTCTAGCTGTCATGAGGGTGATTACACAATAAACCAGAattggtcaaaaaaaaaatctgtcctgtCACATGAAACTCAGTCAAACCAGACCACTCATCCAGCGAGGAGTTAAAATGTACGAATATTGTTTTATACCTGAAATGCAAATTACTTTGATGGTACGAGTGAGGATTTCTCCGTCTCCAAGTCCAGTTCTGCTAGTTACTAAAGATATACTTCACAAGAAGGAAGTGATTTACGGAAAACCTTCAGAAACCTGATCTTCCTGATGTTTGAATCCGATCCAAAATCTAATCTTTCATTCAGCCGAGAATCTCAGATTCACAGACCACCTGAAGAAATAAAGAGCCTTAATCAAAAGGCAAATGTCTTATTTTtgtactactttttaataataataattattctatccacattcactggatatcagcaatcgcgtgttctgattggctactctactactagtctataagctcatataccgtgagtagagaaaaacaaaatggtggcgtgtaTCAAGTCCGATGCATCACtttgtcaagtatttaaaagaaacagaaatggctaaaaaaaaaagtctctctttttttattgttttatacCTGAAATGCAAATTACTTTGATGGTACAAGTGAGGATTTCTCCGTCTCCAGGTCCAGTTCTGCTAGTTACTAAAGATATACTTCACAAGAAGGAAGTGATTTATGGAAAACCTTCAGAAACCTGATCTTCCGATCCAAAATCTAATCTTTCATTCAGCCGAGAATCTCAGATTCACAGACCACCTGAAGAAATAAAGAGCCTTAATCAAAAGGCAAATGTCCTATTTTtgtactactttttaataataataattattctatccacattcactggatatcagcaatcgcgtgttctgattggctactctactactagtctataagctcatataccgtgagtagagaaaaacaaaatggtggagcacatcaagtccGATGCATCACtttgtcaagtatttaaaagaaacagaaatggctaaaaaaaaagtctctctccttaccccccaccccctccccaaatatctcctgttccacactccagcccagtcggtggcagtaatgcaccttttaagttggtttgccaaccaccaaaaaaccctaaagaagaaaaaagaaaatggtggagtgtgttcctgaaccaactgaggatgaaattaaaactctattcaaaaacaaaacctcaaaacaatacaaaaaagcaacaaaatatggaataaaagtatttgatggtaagaacgtatctttgtcGAAGCGACAAAGTATATGGACACTTAAGATTATCCTGGTTGTCACTGTTAATCTATAGGTAATGTGATGAACTATACCATGCGGTTCACctactgttttctgcagttctctaatcagccgatccctcgacagcagcacgatgcatcaaatcacgaagatccaaatcaagagctccAGTTTATGATCAGAAtgtgaaaaattgtgatctcacagtgaagtgtgactttctttcactgtggcatgggtgttggcttgagccagatgagtatttctggtttgagtatttcagaaatggctgatctcctggggttttcacacacaacagtctctagagtttacacagaatggtgcgaaaaacaaaaaacgttcatagagtgagtgagcgacagttctgtgggtggaaacaaacgccttgttgataagagaggtcagaggaaaatggacagattgattcAAATTTGAAGaagaactaataataataaaatacttatttcatgcaaattAAGATTTAAATATGATAATATGCACATTACACACATTAATAGTGAAATTATAAAACATTGTctatggtatatatatatatatatatatatatatatatatatatatatatatatatatataaaggaaaaCAAATGTATATTGCTTATTGTCTAAAATAATTTATATTTATCTTCATATAAATATTACAGTTGCAAAATCAATTAATAAAATGTTtctataaaagaaaatcagaataTGATGGAAATATCTCATAATAAAATAGTGATCCATTAATATGATCAGTTGTAGTTTTTAAAATTTATTCATAAGCAGCCCAAAACAAAAACGTTTTAACTAAAGACTTAAAATTGTCAAAATTAACATTGGATGgctttgggctgaaatgcccaagagtggcggcacacacatacagtatgcaGCGGCTttactctcctatgatgaactaaatttcgttgtacatttgtgcagcaacaataaaggcattctattctattcttctcATGTCTGATTTCATGAGGAAGAGCATTAAAAAGTTTAGGTGCCTCAACAGCGAAGGCCCCGTCACCAAGAGTCTTCTTGGTTCTactcctacagccaagaacagggatcttacaatcaacaagaagttcctattaaagtggccggtgagtgtgtatatGGAATTgttttaaacaaaaaagtgttaaaaaataatgttgatattttagatccttcagcatatccagcgtttcccttcaTGACGCTTGACccactattggcattctcttaaccagcttcatgagggagtcacctggaatacttttcaattaacagatgtgtctcgtcaaaaggtaattagtggatgagtttcttgccttcttaatgcatttgagatcaaacagtaaataataaacaagctataagtaaatagccctgttccatccacagctgtagtaatccatacagtattatatcaagaaccgaacaactaagtaaagacaaacgacatccatcattactttaagacatgaagtgacttttaattaataacaataaagaatAAACACTTGatgagaagtttaaaaaaaatgtgtaaaaaaggtaatGGTCTGTTTCCAGTCCTGAGGAACTGTCTAGAAATGTCTCACT from the Neoarius graeffei isolate fNeoGra1 chromosome 2, fNeoGra1.pri, whole genome shotgun sequence genome contains:
- the spaca4l gene encoding cytotoxin 5b, which produces MSKILVGIFTVGLCFTLGYTLECYKCDLGFWGLCITTKETCPANELCFYGKGKTAGVIKLQMKGCLDVKDCNKTTDVTFPTESNTTIYKMTKTCCNTDLCNTATPLAYTHTLLLASLAALLLTKVLV